AAATCGAAATCACTGAGCGTCAGACGCTGTGTCATCGCCGAGTCAGTATTGACTGCATCGAAGAACAAGGCGTCGGATGGGAATACGTATCCTGATGCCGCCGCATCTGTTCCCGCGAGATCGAAAAAGTAATCGACTCCGGCGGTGCCAGAATTTCCCGACAACAATAGGTCGATTTGGTAGGAGCCCAGATTGGTAGCAGCCGGAAGTCCGACCGAAAGGGTGAAACTGCTTCCAGGTGTGTAGGCTGAGTTTGAGTACAAGAGCTGGACCGGCGCGGCGGAAACTGCGGTCGACATCAATGTCGCAAATGAAAGTAGCAGGAGTCGCAGAGGCATTTGAAGTATCCTGACTGGAGTGTAAACGTTTTCAGTGGAATTCGAATTTAGATGGGTGACTAATTCAATAGACGCAGTTTTTGCTGGTCATCCGCCAGAACCCGAAGCATTTGATCGTCTTCATCATCGTCAGCATCGACGGACGGCGAAAGAAAGACGTGATCGACGGACCTAGCCGAGTCTCGGGCCGCCGAAACCAATTCAAATTCAGCACGGCTTGCAGCGTACTCTTGGCTGAGTCGGTTGATGACAAGCAATGCATCAAGCGCCGAGACTGCACCATCTCCGTTGACATCATATTGACTGTTTGACGCTGAAGGACCTTCACCTTCCGCGGACGAATTCATTGAAACTTGTTGTCGGCCTAAATGGTTGATGACAACAAGAGCGTCCAAAGCAGAAACGCGGCCATCACGATTTGTGTCCTCGTAAGCGATCGGAGCAGGGGCACTGGCCTGAGTTGCTGACAATGGCATCCCATTGGGGGGCGCGATGGATTGACCGTTTGCTCTGGTGGCGATGATTCGATCTCGGACGCTGATTCGACCGTCGCGGTCGAGGTCGGCGTTCGCGTCGAAGTCGTCCGTATTCGAGAAGCGACCGAGAGAGTCAAGCACGATTGATCGATCCAATGCATCGACGACCCCATTTCCGTCGGCATCGCCGGTTAGCTTGTGGAAGTAAAATGAGTAGTCATCACCAGCGGTTCCATCTGCGTTGCCGTCGAGTCGGTTGCCGGCGAGGTCGGTGACTTGAGCGGCCGCGAAAGTCACCTGATAAAATCCGTCTTCGAGCGATTGGCGTCCGCCCGCGAACTGGTCCAGCGACCAAGTGATTTGAGAGGTGCCGGTCTCTTCGTCGAAGGTGTAGCGGAATTGGTCCGCAGTCAGCGGGATTAAAACGTCGGTGTCTGTGTCCGCGTTGACTCCCAAATTCGTTAGCGTCACGGCACCGGTGATCGCGCCGTCGGCGATCATCGCTTCCAGATTGGTTGCTTCGTCGAATGTGAATGTCAACAAGTCGACATAGGATCGCTGCGTCATCCCTGCCTGAATGACCGTCTGGATTACCGTGGGCGATATGTCGTCTGGTGCCGGAGGGGTCGACGCGAGTGCATCCGGGGCTTGCGGAATGGCCTCGATCTTTCCCGCGTTATCTCGTGCTACCGAATAGAACGCATATGTGTGCCCGAGTTCGCCAACGTACTGGGCCGTCGTCAGAGTGGTTCGGCCGAGCCATTTCTCGTAAGGACCGTCGTTGATCGACACGAACACGTCGTATGAGGCGACCGCTGATCCATCCTCATCGTCCGTGCCCGACCAACTGACGTCGAAAGTGGTTTCGGTTACCTGCGAAGGCAAAGCGTCCACTTCACTGGTTGGGGCAACAGCATCGATCGTGTTGAAGATCGGCGGCGTGTCGATCGGTTCATTGATGTCAAAGATAATTCGAGCTTCCGCATCGATGATGTCACCGGTAATTGAAGTTCTGCTAGGCCTGACCGAGTACGTCACGAACCCGTCGCCTTCCGGGGGCATCAGGTTTGGTGGCAGGAAGCCCAGAAGCGGATCGAATGGTTCGAGTCCCGTTGCCGGATCGATCGCCAAAATTTCCCAGAACACTTCGCGTGAAGCGATATCGATGCCCGCGACGACATCGATAAAAATCCCATCCTCCTCGACTCGATCGAACCGCTTTGAGAATGCGGCAACATTTGCCGGCACACTGAACACGGTTTCGCCGATTCCAAAGTCGCCAAGTCGGAATGATCGGGGATCAAGATCACTATCCAAAGTCTGCGTAATCCGGAGCTGTTGCACCGGTGCGTTCGCGACCAACGGGTCGTTCTCGAAGCGTATTCGATATTGAAGATCATCGGTGACGCTTACCCACCGCTGCTCACCAAAACCATCAGGCCCGAGAATGTCGTTCGGGTCAGAGTTGAAGAACCGCAAGATTGGATTCCGTCGAATCGGTGAGTTGCCTCCGTTCGGGTTGTCTCCGTTTCCGGGTTGGCCGTCATCTCCAGGCTCATCATCATCTGTCGGGTCATCGTCGTCGCCAGGCTCCGGCTCCAACGCATCATCGTCGAGTGGTTGCGGCTTCGGCTGGGGACGAGGGGGGTCGGGATCATTTGGGTTTGGATCAGGGTCTGGGTCCGGATCTGGTTGATTGTCGTCCCGTTCAGCTTTGCAACGCTCGATGCAGTGATTGAGTGCACTAAGCAAAGCATTTGCATCCGCGACTGCTGTCAAATACCTCTGCTGTTGTAATTCCAACGTACGCTGATCATTCCTCATCGCATTGAAGCTTCCCGTTGAAGTTCGAAGCCCACGACTGACGGCAGCGAATGCGTTCTCCAAGTCCTCTTTGATCTGAAAAATCGTTTCGATTCGGTCAAAAAACATTCGGAATCGAGGTGGGAACAACTCGCTCTGCCCCGCCATCCGGGCAACGACCTCGACAAAACGTGCGACGTCACTCGATATTGAGTTTCCAAGTCGCAAAACTTGAGCAACCAATTCACTGTAATCATCGACCTCTCCCGCGTCTTTCGCCCGGGCAATAATGTTCTTATACCGCTCGACTCCGTTGTCTGTACCCGCAAGAGCGGTGAGTGCTCCCAATGTCTCCTTTGAAAGTTGAGATTGCTCGGGTGTAAGGTCGTTAGCAACCTGCATAAGAGTTCCCAGCTCTCGAAAAGCCAAGACTGACTGTCTAGAGAGTGTCGTCGCTTTAAACAGAGCGACACCACCGTTTAGTGATGCCTGTCCAAAGCCCTGTAAGAACGTTAGCAGGACGTACCCTGCGTTTTGAAGCATTCGTTCTTCACTATCAAAAACCTCTCTAAGTTCACGAGCCTGCCGCCCAATTGCGCTACTCAGTTGCGTATCCAAATTGCCGCAATCGCAATCCTCGGGAACTTCAGGTCGATTTCGTACCTCGAGTGGGCTTGCTTTTATTTCGCTACCGAGGAAAGGTTTTAACCACTCAGGCACGAATCGGGAGAAAATAGATTCACCTTCTGCTAACCTGATCGACTCGTCCGAAACCTCCGAAAAAGAACTTGCTGGAGAAGTGGAAACGTTGCTCTCGTCACTTCGGGCTTCGATCACCAAAATGGATGATTCCGCTGAGATTGATCCGATGTTTACTCCATTGCCTGGCTCGACCGTTATGGCGGCTTCGGTAGATTTTTTGTTGCCCAGAGAAAGAACGACAACCGAGATATCGTCCCCTACAACGGCATCGAATGCAAAATCGCCATTGAAAGCTACTCCGGTCGATGCAATTACGACCCCACGTCTCAGCAACAGTACGATGGGAGGTACAGCCGTATTGAATGTCGATGGTTTAATTGCTCCGACAAGCGAACCGGTTGCAGGAAAAGGAGTGAGTTCACCAATATCAACGTTCGCTAGGGCATTAAACTGTAGCTCAATTTCTTCATGGCTTGGAATGACTATCCTCAACACAACAGATTCGTTTGGAGAGATTTCTGCTGAGAAATCGCCATTGTCTTGGATTGAGATAACTCGCGGCGAGATGACACCGTCGGAACTTGCCAAGTAAATTGAAGCGGACCGGATCAATTCCAGATCGCTGGCGTTGAGCGAGCCAAGTATCGAGACTGATTGAATGTCATCAACTGAGAATTCGACACTACTGTCTTCGGCCACGACGACGATTTGATCGTGCGTCCCG
This is a stretch of genomic DNA from Stieleria sp. JC731. It encodes these proteins:
- a CDS encoding PEP-CTERM sorting domain-containing protein; amino-acid sequence: MPLRLLLLSFATLMSTAVSAAPVQLLYSNSAYTPGSSFTLSVGLPAATNLGSYQIDLLLSGNSGTAGVDYFFDLAGTDAAASGYVFPSDALFFDAVNTDSAMTQRLTLSDFDFTGVDVVPGTNSSVANVVVSTLPTYMGDLTFSVDAAALILDTPDLTPTPIDEFASIQADTFAVLPQTISAVPEPSSILLLVIGAVGVLARRRKRCPDAVRK